The genomic segment TACGTTGGAAGCCATGCACAATGCCAGCACAGAAATGACAGTGTCCCCTGCCCCGGAAACGTCGAATACCTGCTTCGCATTGGCCGCGGCGAATAGCTTCGCCCCGCGCTTCACCACAGCGATCCCTCGTTCGCCGAGAGTCACCGTCAGATGCGACAGTTCGAGTTCCTCGGCCATCCGTTCCGCGGCATCCAGTAGCGTGTCCAAATCACGAGACTCCTCGTGCAAGGCAGCAGCCAGCTCATTCAAATTGGGGCAGATCGTTGTCGCCCCCTTGTACCGCGCGAAGTCATCTGCCTTGGGATCCACCAGCACTGGAATGCTGAGCCGCTTCGCCTCCTGAATCACCGCCTGGCAGATGTTCGGTACCAGCACGCCTTTGGCATAGTCAGACAGCACCACCACGTCAACCGTCGGCAGCATTCCGATCGCCAACTCCAACAATCGCTCATAGTCACCTTCGGTCCTGCATGCCAGATTCTCTCGATCGAATCGGATCATCTGCTGTCGTCCACACACGACGCGCGTTTTGCTGATCGTCGGGAACCCGTAGCAGGAAACCAAATGAGGTTCGATATCGTTGGCTCGGAGAGACTGAAGCAACAACTCTTTGTCTTCATCGGTGCCCGTGAAGCCAACCAGTGTTACTGCAGCGCCCAGCTTGGCAATATTCATGGCCACATTGGCCGCGCCACCCGGCTGCACGGTCTCCTGCGTTGTCTGGACAACCGGAATCGGCGCCTCGGGCGAGATCCGGCTTACTTCACCCCAGATGTACCTGTCGAGCATCACATCGCCGACAACCAGGACTCGCTTCCTCGGCCAATCGTGCTCTATCTTTGCTGCAATCTCGCGCAGAGACGCGCGGCTCACGCTGATCGTCACACATCCTCCGCAGGGAGGGCTAAGTCGCCCGTTGCCACCGCATATTCAGAAGAGGGGAAGGAAGGCAGTTGTTACCATGATCGAGTGAGTCGACACATCTCTTCCGTGCTTGCCGTATTTATCGACCGCGACGGGGTGATCAATCGTAAGATGCCGGAGGGGCAGTACGTCAAGAGTTGGAGTGATTTTCATCTGCTGCCTGGAGCGGCTGAAGCCATCGTAAGACTCAAGCGTGCCGGCCTGTTTGTCATTGTGGTGACTAACCAGCGGGGAATTGCTCTGGGGCGTTATAACTCCGTGGATGTCGATCGGATACACGCCCAGTTACAAAGTGAGCTTGCAGCCCAAAACGCACAGGTCGACGGATTCTACATCTGCCCGCACGACCGCGACACTTGCAATTGCCGCAAACCGCTGACGGGGCTTTTCGACCAAGCTAAAGCCGCATTCCCGATTCTCCAACCCGGAACGAGCGTGCTGGTCGGCGATTCGCTCTCCGATATCGAATTCGGCCGCAGACTGGGCATGGCCACCATCTTTATCGAGGGCGATCTGATAGATGGCGAAGAAAGGATTCTCGATAATGAGAACGCGGCTCAACTCGCCGACTTTCGCTTTCCTTCCCTGGCGGAAGCGGTCGATGCTGTGCTGGATACCGGGACCGCTCGATGAAAACGCCTCAACTTGCTGCGGAGTTACATGTCTCGTGCATGTCTGCGAGTCCCTCTTCCAGAGTCATCATGGTTCCGTGATAACCGAGTTCGCGCAATGACGATAGGTCTGCTTCGGTGAAATGTTGGTATCTTCCCTCCAGATCCGGCGGGAAAGGCAGGTAGTCCACTGGGCAGTCACCATGCAGGTTCATCAGGGCGCGCGCAACATCGTTGAAGCTACGGCTGACCCCAGAGCCCGCATTGGCCAGACCGTGGTAGACCTTGGCTGGCTCATTTCTGCCTGGAGCATAAGGCCCTATCTGCGCGAAAAACATGTTCAGCCTGGCAAGATCGCGAACATAGACGAAATCACGCCGCTGTTGGCCGTCCCCATAGCCCCCAGATCCTTTGAAGATGCGGATGCGCCCATGCTCCGCCATCTGTTTGCGAAACTGGTGGACAACCGACGCCATTCTGCCCTTATGTCCCTCACGCGCGCCGTAAACATTGAAATAGCGCAGCCCCACGGCCGTGCACTGTAGTGCCCCCGATGCCAATAGGCCGCGAAAGTAATTGTCAAACATGAGCTTTGAGTGCCCATACATGTTCAGGGGATGCTCATTTTCCGCGCGGAGCGCGAACCGGCCCGGGCCGCCTGCTCCATAGACGGCGGCGGTTGAGGCAAACACGAATGGAGCACCCAAATCTGCTGCAAATCGGAGCACATCTTTGCTGTACTCGCAGTTGTTGTCCATCAGGTAGGCGTCGTCATCTTCGAGCGTATTGCTGCATGCGCCCTGGTGCAGAATAGCTTCTACGCGATCGGTACCCAGGGACCTTTCGCGGATCGCCCGACGAAACGCGCTCTTATCCATCAGTTCGACATACTGTGCGCCTTCAAGGTTCTCGAGCTTCCTCCGGTCGGCGACGCTGTCAACGATGAGAATGTCTCGCGTGCCATGCGAGTTGAGTTCATGCACCAGATTGCTGCCGATGAACCCCGCACCGCCAGTAACGATGTACAAGAGCCTCACTCCTCGATGGACTATTCTGCAGACCTTATCTGCTTCTGCCAGCTTCACGATATTAGCCGAAAATGATGCTCGCTCCATGCCGTTCAATACGATCACAAAACGCGCTTGGCTGATGATGCCCTGGTGGATCAGCACAGTAGGCCCTGCCTGCGGGCTCGCCCATAGTCGAGCTAACTCGACGCTTTCGCGAGTGGGATCACTCCTCACCGGGCGGCGACGCAACGCGAAAGCCCAAGAGCCTCAAAGCGATTCAAATACCGTCACTCGTTCAGAATGCACCGACGTGATCGCCCTGAGCCAAGTCCGATTTTGCAGAATGTGGGTACAGGGCCCGAGAGAGCAGATCCGAATGTGCCTATCTTTGCTCTCGGTGAGTAGCCGGTTCAATACATGGCTCAAGATGGAGCCATTGAACGGTGAAAACAGGTAGAACACAGTGCCAGTCGATATATCCGCCTGCCTGGCATCTCCGGCTGCAAATTGGACGTGCTCCAGATTGAGGAATTTGGCACATTCCTGCGCACTCGCAACATAGCCCAGCTGGACCTCGATCCCAAGAGCGCGACTCCCCGTCAGTATCGATGCCAGCAGCGGCACATGGCCTAAGCCCGATCCTAAATCGACTAGAGTGTCGTCGCCAGACAACCCGCTCCATGCGATGAGGTCGAGGATATGGCGCGTCGGTGTGGGCTGATAAGCAATCATCTCCGGAGAGTGCTGCGGGCCCACCCCGTCTGGCTCGTGGAGTTGGAGGACACCATTGACGATTTCATCGAGAGCATCGAAACCGAAACCTGCCCGTGACCATTTGTGATCGTTATCAACGAACGAATCTGTGAGAAGGCTTCGAAGCGCAAGTGCGTTGCCTCGGAGGACAATCTCGGAGCGAACAGCTGCATAGAGTTTCGCGTTGGCCGCTTCTAGCTCGGCCATGAGGTCCTGCACACGTTCCATGATCCGGGAATCTGAGCAGGTTCCGAGTTCCTCCGGAGTGAGACCCCCAAAGAGCAAATCGAGTTCATCCAACACAGCCAGACGCTGTGCCAGTTGCCTTGGCCGAAGCAAATGCGACAGATCGCCTAGACCATCGAATAGTCGCCACAGGTGAGCGCAGGAATTGGCCGAGGATACTGGAGCGAAACCGGAGGAAATAGTTGACACATCAACCACAGTAGAACGTCACGGTTGTCATGTCAACCCGAGGCCTGCTAGGCTCTACTCTAACATGATTCCAAAGCTGCTGTCCCCACGCGAACTTCGTATCTGGCATGCCTTCATGCTTATGAACCAGGATGTGCTGGGGCGGGTTGACCGCGATATCGCGCAAGCAACGGGTCTTTCAGGACCGGAATTTGGCGTGCTCTCGCGGCTCGCCGGATGTGGCAAAGGTGAAATGCGGCAGCAGGGTCTTGCCAGCCTGATGGGCTGGGAAAAAAGCCGCCTTTCTCATCAACTGACTCGTATGCAGGAACGTGGGCTCATCCAACGCAAGGTAGTTGAGCGCGCCACTCACGTGGTACTTACCCA from the Occallatibacter riparius genome contains:
- the rfaE1 gene encoding D-glycero-beta-D-manno-heptose-7-phosphate kinase, translating into MTISVSRASLREIAAKIEHDWPRKRVLVVGDVMLDRYIWGEVSRISPEAPIPVVQTTQETVQPGGAANVAMNIAKLGAAVTLVGFTGTDEDKELLLQSLRANDIEPHLVSCYGFPTISKTRVVCGRQQMIRFDRENLACRTEGDYERLLELAIGMLPTVDVVVLSDYAKGVLVPNICQAVIQEAKRLSIPVLVDPKADDFARYKGATTICPNLNELAAALHEESRDLDTLLDAAERMAEELELSHLTVTLGERGIAVVKRGAKLFAAANAKQVFDVSGAGDTVISVLALCMASNVGTEESMQLANSAAGVVVGKVGTAPIEKQELLNSLGPAVALNAESKLVPALDELVRRVDRWRANAERIVFTNGCFDLLHVGHIVLLEEARDHGERLIVAVNSDASVAALKGSNRPVVDERSRARILAALTSVDAVIVFDDATPLELILATRPDVIVKGGDYDESSVVGAGEAEMWGGKVVIVPIVEGHSTTGVIERLFAATD
- a CDS encoding D-glycero-alpha-D-manno-heptose-1,7-bisphosphate 7-phosphatase, which codes for MSRHISSVLAVFIDRDGVINRKMPEGQYVKSWSDFHLLPGAAEAIVRLKRAGLFVIVVTNQRGIALGRYNSVDVDRIHAQLQSELAAQNAQVDGFYICPHDRDTCNCRKPLTGLFDQAKAAFPILQPGTSVLVGDSLSDIEFGRRLGMATIFIEGDLIDGEERILDNENAAQLADFRFPSLAEAVDAVLDTGTAR
- the rfaD gene encoding ADP-glyceromanno-heptose 6-epimerase encodes the protein MLIHQGIISQARFVIVLNGMERASFSANIVKLAEADKVCRIVHRGVRLLYIVTGGAGFIGSNLVHELNSHGTRDILIVDSVADRRKLENLEGAQYVELMDKSAFRRAIRERSLGTDRVEAILHQGACSNTLEDDDAYLMDNNCEYSKDVLRFAADLGAPFVFASTAAVYGAGGPGRFALRAENEHPLNMYGHSKLMFDNYFRGLLASGALQCTAVGLRYFNVYGAREGHKGRMASVVHQFRKQMAEHGRIRIFKGSGGYGDGQQRRDFVYVRDLARLNMFFAQIGPYAPGRNEPAKVYHGLANAGSGVSRSFNDVARALMNLHGDCPVDYLPFPPDLEGRYQHFTEADLSSLRELGYHGTMMTLEEGLADMHETCNSAAS
- a CDS encoding class I SAM-dependent RNA methyltransferase; this translates as MSTISSGFAPVSSANSCAHLWRLFDGLGDLSHLLRPRQLAQRLAVLDELDLLFGGLTPEELGTCSDSRIMERVQDLMAELEAANAKLYAAVRSEIVLRGNALALRSLLTDSFVDNDHKWSRAGFGFDALDEIVNGVLQLHEPDGVGPQHSPEMIAYQPTPTRHILDLIAWSGLSGDDTLVDLGSGLGHVPLLASILTGSRALGIEVQLGYVASAQECAKFLNLEHVQFAAGDARQADISTGTVFYLFSPFNGSILSHVLNRLLTESKDRHIRICSLGPCTHILQNRTWLRAITSVHSERVTVFESL
- a CDS encoding MarR family winged helix-turn-helix transcriptional regulator, which gives rise to MIPKLLSPRELRIWHAFMLMNQDVLGRVDRDIAQATGLSGPEFGVLSRLAGCGKGEMRQQGLASLMGWEKSRLSHQLTRMQERGLIQRKVVERATHVVLTQTGREKLESARPIHAESVRRNLLSRLSAEQIDTLVRVSNILGDEE